Genomic DNA from Panicum hallii strain FIL2 unplaced genomic scaffold, PHallii_v3.1 scaffold_83, whole genome shotgun sequence:
GCAGCGAATTGTGTTGACATCTTTTTTTCAACATTGTTGACCTCTTCTTGTTCTAATTGTGCCCTATACATGCTGCAAAGGAAGAAGGTAATTAGTTATTTTGTGACACTAGTATTGAATAAAGATGGCTGCAATAGCAGGAATTACTCACTCTTTGTATTCGTCAACTTCTTCGCAGTTATTTAGAACAAACCAAACCATGGAGTCTATGTCTTTGTCTTGGTAATGAAGATTTGAAGCACccaacaggttaataccatGATCAAAAATAGAGTAACCATTGGGTGAGATGTTCTCTTGTCCATCTAAGTTTCTTTCAGGCCTAGTGAACCTACTAATGATGTCACTGAAATATGTTGAGCACTGGGTCATACACTCATAGGCAGTGTATGCCTCCGCAATAGATCCTTCTGGTCTTGCTTGATTGCGAACGAAACGCTTAAAGGTGCCCAACCTTCTCTCAATGGGATACATCCATCCATACTGCACCGGTCCCCTAAGGAGTGCCTCATCAGGTAAGTGTACTGCTAGGTGAACCATAACATCGAAAAATGCTGGAGGATAGATTTTCTCTAGCTTGCAAATGATAAGCACAATATCTTCCTTCATCTGGTGTAGTGCATCAACCTTTATAGTTTTGGAGCAAAGTTGTCTAAAAAACCTACCCAATTCAGCAATTACTTCATATACATCTTTGCGCACCAAACCACGAAGGCCAGCTGGTAAaatatgctgcagcattatatGACAGTCATGTGTTTTCAGCCCATGGATTGATCCTCCTCCCTCCATATTGACACATCTTGATATATTGGAGGCATAGCCATCTGGAAACTTAACATTGCTCACAAATTGCATGAACTTCTTCTTGTCTTCTGGTTttagaacgtaacaagctcttgGCTTTGATGATGAACTACCACTGTCATCTAGCAAATGAAGCTCTTTTCTTATACCTCTATCCTCCAAATCTAGTCTAGCAGTGATGGTGTCCTTTGTCTTATTTGGGATATTAAGCAGAGTTGACAAAATGGTTTCACATATGTTTTTCTCTATGTGCATAACATCAAGGTTGTGCTGTAGCTTCAATTTTGACCAGTATGGTAAATCATACAAGCTAACCTTCAGATGCCATACTGGTTCATCTACATTACGGCATCGTTTTCTTGGTTTTGGCTTATCTGGATTCTTGCCTGGAACATAGCAAACTGAATCCAACCTTGCCATAACCTCATCTGTAGTAAATTTCCTTGGCTGCTCTCTTTTTTCATGCTTGCCATTGAAAGATTTGTTTGTCCTCCAAGCATGGTCGTTAGGGAGGAAACGTCTATGGTttatgaaaccaattttgtttctAAGACATTCGGAGCATGGATTCTCATCACAGTATACACATGCAAAGTAACCCTTAGTGGTTCTGCCTGACATGGTGCCCAATGCAGGGTAGTCATGGATTCCAAACAGAATCGCTGCACGCAGGCTAAAGTCTTTGCCTTCAACTGCATCATAAGTTTTTACACCCTTCCAAAGCTCCATCAGGTCTGCTATCAAAGGCTGCATAAACACATGGAAATCTTTGCCTGGTGATTTTTGCCTGGAATTAGTAAAGCAAGCATATAATTGGATTGGTCCATGCACATCCAGGGTGGAAAATTGTATGGTACCACTAACACTGGCCATATGCTATATGAATTGCTCATCTGACCAAATGGGTTAAATCCatcagtagcaatggctaacctCAAATTGCGGGGATCATCTACAAAAGACTTGAAAGTCTCATCAAAATCTTTCCAAGCTTCCCCATCAGCAGGATGTCTCATTTCATTTTCAACGGGTACCCTCTTTTCCTTGTGCCATCTTGCATATTGTGCCCGCTGCTTT
This window encodes:
- the LOC112878619 gene encoding uncharacterized protein LOC112878619: MDRSWIYTSAPFSPAFLSGVQHFMEYVRARCTSVDEKIKCPCRKCLNQKEKSLDDVHENIELNGMSRCYIRWAHHGEEEDDVGQDDDGELADLPEDMSCNGTDQGQAPLDEEGQAEDVIDDGARGVQGLIQDLRDAASHGLGGNLYKQLMEEAKRELYLGCTEESRLSFMIKLLHIKVYNRITTSGFDAFLELLSSTLKNVPGIPKSYNEMKAVLRKLGFGYVSIDACKYDCALFWKDHEGDDHCPVCGFTRWKVNKEGRKKVPHKVLRYFPIIPRLQRLFMSKQRAQYARWHKEKRVPVENEMRHPADGEAWKDFDETFKSFVDDPRNLRQKSPGKDFHVFMQPLIADLMELWKGVKTYDAVEGKDFSLRAAILFGIHDYPALGTMSGRTTKGYFACVYCDENPCSECLRNKIGFINHRRFLPNDHAWRTNKSFNGKHEKREQPRKFTTDEVMARLDSVCYVPGKNPDKPKPRKRCRNVDEPVWHLKVSLYDLPYWSKLKLQHNLDVMHIEKNICETILSTLLNIPNKTKDTITARLDLEDRGIRKELHLLDDSGSSSSKPRACYVLKPEDKKKFMQFVSNVKFPDGYASNISRCVNMEGGGSIHGLKTHDCHIMLQHILPAGLRGLVRKDVYEVIAELGSPISRDLIESIRRQKHIAQGDEADREDEDETYVEYHSPKEGNTSGEDSDVD